GCAGCATTGAAAGTTTCACCAAGGCCAGTCGGATCCTCAAGCAGGGCGAAGCCGATATCGGGCTGGCTCCTGTACCGGATAGCGTTCAGGCCCGTGTCGATATCGTGGTGGAGGCGTGGACGAAAGCCCAGCCCCATCTTCAATCCCTTACGGCGGTGCGTGCTGTGATGCCGGGCGCCCGAGCCTACCAAGCCGAGTTTCAGGGTGCATTGCCCGATTGGATGTCGGATCTGGACACCTTGCTGGATCAGATGCGGATTGCCCGGCTGTCCCAGGAACAGGTGAACTACACCCTTCGCCTGGGGCTCGATCTGCAGCGCATGCGTGAGTGGATCGATGCGTTGTTCGACGGTGTCGGTGCCCCCGAAGCGTTGCCGGGCCAACTGACGGACACACTGGCGCACTTCGGCGATGGCCTGCAAGCGTTGTCCGAAGGCAATCGTGGCCTGGGTATCACTGCATTGCCCGCTGCGGGGCCGATGCGGCAGACCTTGACCCGAATGATGAATCGCTACGCTCTCCTCAACCAGCAGGTCGACTACATAGCCGCCAATGGATTGGCCTTGCATCGGGCCAACCGTGCATCGCGGCAGCTGGTGATCGGTCTTGCCACGGTTCAGGAAGGCCTGACGCAGCAGGAGCTGGCCCTGAAAGCGGCCATTGATACGCGATTCATGCAACCGTTCCTGCTGGTCATCCTGAGCGGCATCAGTGTGGTTCTGGTCACCTTGGTGGTCTACCGCCTGGTGACTCGGGTCCGACAGTTGCTGGGCGAGGCCCGCCATGTGAACGAAAAGAATCAGGAAGCAATCCTGAATCTGCTCGACGAAATGGGCGATCTGGCGGAAGGGGATCTCAGTGTCCAGGCAACGGTCACCGGTGATATCACGGGCGCCATCGCGGATTCGGTGAATTACACCGTCGAGCAGTTGCGGGAACTGGTGCGCACCATCAATCAAACGGCTGAACGTGTCGCTGCAGCGGTGACGGAGACTCAGGATGTCGCCACGCGGCTGTTGGTGGCCAGTGAGCGGCAGAGTGGGCAGATCGAGAGCACGACCTCGGCCATTCAGAGCATGGCGCAGTCCATCGAACAGGTTTCCGACAATGCCCAACGGTCAGCGCGCGTCGCGCAACATGCGGTGGATGTTGCCGGAAAGGGGAGCGCCGCCGTGCAGCGCACCATCGAAGGCATGCAGGTCATTCGCGAACAGATTCAAGAAACCTCCAAGCGCATCAAGCGGCTGGGCGAAAGCTCGCAGGAAATCGGTC
This sequence is a window from Candidatus Macondimonas diazotrophica. Protein-coding genes within it:
- a CDS encoding methyl-accepting chemotaxis protein, with product MLEPSLAFIRGRSLDRRIASYLLGGLAIAIFLTLGSWAYLAGLEWRDEQHLKLTSEQQILTERLAARSFEVTNAFSDELANRQTFSELARSIESFTKASRILKQGEADIGLAPVPDSVQARVDIVVEAWTKAQPHLQSLTAVRAVMPGARAYQAEFQGALPDWMSDLDTLLDQMRIARLSQEQVNYTLRLGLDLQRMREWIDALFDGVGAPEALPGQLTDTLAHFGDGLQALSEGNRGLGITALPAAGPMRQTLTRMMNRYALLNQQVDYIAANGLALHRANRASRQLVIGLATVQEGLTQQELALKAAIDTRFMQPFLLVILSGISVVLVTLVVYRLVTRVRQLLGEARHVNEKNQEAILNLLDEMGDLAEGDLSVQATVTGDITGAIADSVNYTVEQLRELVRTINQTAERVAAAVTETQDVATRLLVASERQSGQIESTTSAIQSMAQSIEQVSDNAQRSARVAQHAVDVAGKGSAAVQRTIEGMQVIREQIQETSKRIKRLGESSQEIGHIVGLINDIAEQTNILALNAAIQASAAGDAGRGFGVVADEVQRLAERSAAATRQIEALVRMIQADTQEAVASMEKSTTGVVSGSQRAEDAGNALDEIERVSSQISVLVSSISEAAQQQTAKAGEMSISMRAIREVTVQAAKGTRATGHAIGRLAQLATELRRSVAGFKLPT